In Candidatus Cloacimonadota bacterium, a single genomic region encodes these proteins:
- a CDS encoding CRISPR-associated endonuclease Cas6, which produces MKIKIIKIVFLSNKLLERNIPKFRGFLASEYPNYNPIHNHLNDGKFRYSYPQIQFKTIGQHPAIIGINEGISILKKVFLELDNIKIGEKIQKVNEKSIQIVEENFGIADKYIDYRFLSPWMALNQINFTKYINLDRFKQQQFLKHLLRENLKTISKGFDYTIPDIESIKVDGNFNAKNVNFKNVSMLCFEGKFMVNFHLPDFLGIGKQVARGFGTVKK; this is translated from the coding sequence ATGAAAATAAAAATTATTAAAATTGTATTTTTATCAAACAAGCTATTGGAAAGAAATATTCCAAAGTTTCGCGGATTTCTTGCTTCAGAATACCCCAACTATAACCCTATTCACAATCACTTAAATGACGGTAAATTCAGATATTCATATCCTCAAATTCAATTTAAAACTATTGGGCAACATCCGGCAATCATCGGAATTAATGAAGGAATCAGCATTTTGAAAAAAGTGTTTTTAGAATTAGACAATATAAAGATAGGTGAAAAAATACAAAAAGTTAATGAGAAATCCATTCAAATTGTTGAAGAAAATTTTGGCATTGCGGATAAATATATTGATTACAGATTTCTCTCTCCCTGGATGGCTCTTAATCAAATCAATTTCACAAAATACATTAATTTAGACCGGTTTAAACAGCAACAATTTCTCAAACATTTATTGCGAGAAAATCTTAAGACTATCTCAAAAGGTTTCGATTATACAATTCCTGATATTGAATCAATTAAAGTGGACGGAAATTTCAATGCAAAAAATGTAAATTTCAAAAACGTCTCAATGCTTTGCTTTGAAGGAAAATTTATGGTTAATTTTCATCTCCCTGATTTTCTTGGAATTGGGAAGCAGGTGGCAAGGGGTTTTGGGACGGTGAAGAAATAA